The Acidobacteriota bacterium DNA window TTTGCCGGAGGGAGTGGAGATGGTGATGCCGGGTGACAACGTGTCGCTGGACGTGCAGTTAATCACGCCGATCGCGATGGAGAAGGAGCTTCGCTTCGCCATCCGCGAGGGCGGCCGG harbors:
- the tuf gene encoding elongation factor Tu (EF-Tu; promotes GTP-dependent binding of aminoacyl-tRNA to the A-site of ribosomes during protein biosynthesis; when the tRNA anticodon matches the mRNA codon, GTP hydrolysis results; the inactive EF-Tu-GDP leaves the ribosome and release of GDP is promoted by elongation factor Ts; many prokaryotes have two copies of the gene encoding EF-Tu), which encodes LPEGVEMVMPGDNVSLDVQLITPIAMEKELRFAIREGGRTIGAGVIAEILE